A DNA window from Actinokineospora baliensis contains the following coding sequences:
- a CDS encoding AfsR/SARP family transcriptional regulator, with product MVDFHVRVLGRVGLVRDNEVMALPPQLAKVLAVLAAEQRGRVVEAQVLARALWPDRPEPERLYPLVAKLRKALGCTGLTVSTAQQYAGYRLESAPGGVPVTEAVDRYRLQAALADAEALIGDGATAEAVEVLRGAAALWSDRPFSVPDIDWETNLPSVCERARAELEVLRDKLALFWVTAGLLTGDHAVLDWLATDLEQSTRLARNQHLWLLRIVTLLDNGDPVELLEELRRDGGYSTIARAADDLVALHEFGARFQLQLPRNRLTSPEQAAGSFADQIAAVREGKPDVRHHPLGGQDFPRLREIATAAGVRTLHVVAGGLGLWRTILAECLVATLRDPLTRGQQPPTAIGLVVDPRPFSPGAARVVEDLAALLRLVARRGPVAVVVEEADRLARNDLDVINEVSWRCARDRVGFALLCDSVAGPPEFEWLAAAAITEVDLAIDTRLVGQVVGTTAAEADEYLAASTRSGTVRARRGRVEFATAELRDDVLTELATRAATSRRLHRNAFTVLSGTPAASYAVLAWHALAAHPDLSDDVVASALSAAAWDAYERHSHEEALDFVQRGLAMTGNPELRFSLHLAQGDVHHSQADMTAASAAYHAAFRTAVNDPLRRATAVVRLARRWSAPGRTDQELLPLLERSREELWPLVSDPAGRRLSLQVRAHLAHKSTMALPPMGTVPAGVRAARALIADLKQDDPSEIVCDVLTECRWALYDFTPPDQLRDISRMLEQAAYSGGPEHFHGEALIATVIDHLRLGELHEAQATAARHREIAAHSAHGLMPWLQSTMDTMFDLWRGNLTAAEHRLFGTGRALLNRMATQTIGDSLRQTWMAQVFWLRREQGRMADLSAVDLDTGVQQREYFPVWMAATAFLHSETNNPTAAVDALHALFHRLDGLNSLPPHGYGVTVLTLVVETIDSLARNHNLPTDLHDLCHTTDKLLATHTGELVLAGWPAVLLGPVEPLRARLALATNDFPTALSLLDNCTNAVRTAPAQLGWFRVHRARALLGIGRTPEARSLLNSAQIIAEQNHLHALTTTTRELLET from the coding sequence ATGGTCGACTTCCACGTTCGGGTGCTCGGACGGGTCGGACTTGTGCGGGACAACGAGGTCATGGCGTTGCCGCCGCAACTGGCGAAGGTGCTCGCCGTGCTCGCGGCCGAACAGCGCGGCCGGGTGGTCGAGGCGCAGGTCCTCGCGCGGGCGCTGTGGCCGGACCGGCCGGAGCCCGAGCGGCTGTACCCGCTGGTCGCCAAGCTGCGCAAAGCGCTGGGCTGTACCGGTCTCACCGTGTCGACCGCACAGCAGTACGCCGGGTACCGACTCGAGTCCGCCCCTGGCGGTGTGCCGGTGACCGAGGCGGTGGACCGCTATCGGCTGCAGGCGGCGCTTGCCGATGCGGAGGCGCTCATCGGCGACGGAGCCACCGCTGAGGCCGTCGAGGTGCTGCGAGGGGCCGCTGCCCTGTGGTCGGACCGGCCGTTTTCCGTTCCGGACATCGACTGGGAGACGAATCTGCCCTCCGTGTGCGAGCGGGCCCGAGCCGAACTGGAGGTCCTGCGGGACAAACTCGCGCTCTTCTGGGTGACGGCCGGGCTGCTGACCGGCGACCACGCGGTGCTCGACTGGCTCGCCACGGACCTCGAGCAGAGCACGCGACTGGCGCGCAACCAGCACCTGTGGTTGCTGCGGATCGTGACTCTGCTCGACAACGGTGACCCGGTGGAGTTGCTCGAAGAGCTCCGCCGCGACGGTGGCTACAGCACGATCGCGCGTGCGGCCGATGACCTCGTTGCCTTGCACGAGTTCGGCGCCCGGTTCCAGCTCCAACTGCCGAGAAACCGGCTAACCAGTCCGGAGCAGGCCGCGGGATCGTTCGCCGACCAGATCGCGGCGGTGCGCGAGGGCAAGCCGGATGTTCGCCACCATCCCCTTGGCGGTCAGGACTTCCCCCGGCTCCGCGAGATCGCCACAGCGGCTGGGGTTCGAACCCTGCACGTCGTGGCGGGTGGACTTGGCTTGTGGCGGACGATCCTGGCCGAGTGCCTGGTCGCGACCTTGCGGGACCCGCTGACCCGTGGGCAGCAGCCGCCCACCGCGATCGGACTCGTTGTCGACCCGCGTCCGTTCAGCCCAGGTGCGGCCCGCGTGGTTGAGGACCTGGCGGCTCTGCTCCGCCTGGTCGCCAGGCGCGGCCCGGTCGCGGTCGTCGTCGAGGAAGCGGACCGCTTGGCGCGGAACGACTTGGACGTGATCAACGAGGTTTCTTGGCGGTGTGCGCGCGACCGGGTCGGGTTCGCGCTGCTCTGCGACAGCGTCGCCGGTCCACCCGAGTTCGAGTGGTTGGCGGCGGCCGCGATCACCGAGGTCGACTTGGCCATCGACACGCGGCTGGTGGGCCAGGTCGTCGGCACGACCGCGGCCGAGGCCGACGAGTACCTGGCCGCGTCGACCCGGTCCGGCACGGTGCGGGCCAGGCGGGGGCGCGTGGAGTTCGCCACCGCCGAACTCCGCGACGACGTGCTGACCGAACTCGCCACGCGCGCCGCTACCTCACGACGCCTCCACCGCAACGCTTTCACCGTGCTGTCCGGGACCCCTGCCGCCTCCTACGCGGTCTTGGCGTGGCACGCACTGGCCGCTCACCCGGACCTGTCGGACGACGTCGTGGCCAGCGCGTTGTCCGCCGCCGCTTGGGATGCGTATGAGCGCCACAGTCATGAAGAGGCGCTCGACTTCGTCCAGCGCGGGCTCGCCATGACCGGCAACCCCGAACTCCGGTTCTCGCTGCACCTGGCGCAAGGGGATGTCCACCACAGCCAAGCGGACATGACCGCGGCCTCGGCGGCGTACCACGCTGCCTTCCGCACAGCGGTGAACGACCCGCTGCGCCGAGCGACAGCGGTAGTCCGCCTGGCCCGCCGCTGGTCGGCACCCGGCCGAACCGACCAGGAACTGTTGCCATTGCTGGAAAGGAGCCGGGAAGAGCTCTGGCCGCTCGTGTCTGACCCGGCGGGCCGACGCTTGTCGCTGCAGGTCAGAGCGCATCTGGCCCATAAGTCCACAATGGCTCTACCGCCCATGGGCACCGTCCCCGCAGGCGTACGAGCAGCCCGCGCCCTGATCGCGGACCTCAAGCAGGACGACCCATCCGAGATCGTCTGCGATGTGCTGACCGAGTGCCGCTGGGCCCTGTACGACTTCACCCCACCCGACCAGCTGCGGGACATCAGCAGGATGCTCGAACAGGCCGCCTACTCCGGCGGCCCCGAACACTTCCACGGCGAAGCCCTGATCGCCACCGTCATCGACCACCTGCGCTTGGGCGAGTTGCACGAGGCTCAGGCCACCGCGGCCCGGCACCGGGAGATCGCCGCCCACTCAGCGCACGGTCTGATGCCGTGGCTGCAGTCCACGATGGATACGATGTTCGACCTGTGGCGGGGAAACCTGACTGCCGCCGAACATCGACTGTTCGGAACCGGTCGAGCCCTCCTCAACCGCATGGCGACCCAGACGATCGGCGACTCATTGCGCCAAACCTGGATGGCTCAAGTCTTCTGGCTACGCCGCGAACAAGGCCGCATGGCCGACCTGAGCGCCGTCGACCTCGACACCGGTGTGCAGCAACGCGAGTACTTCCCGGTCTGGATGGCCGCGACCGCCTTCCTCCACAGCGAAACCAACAACCCCACCGCCGCCGTAGACGCCCTCCATGCCCTGTTCCACCGCCTGGACGGCCTGAACTCCCTCCCACCCCACGGCTACGGCGTCACCGTCCTCACCCTGGTCGTCGAAACCATCGACAGCCTCGCCCGAAACCACAACCTCCCCACCGACCTCCACGACCTCTGCCACACCACCGACAAGCTCCTAGCCACTCACACCGGCGAACTGGTCCTAGCAGGCTGGCCAGCCGTCCTGCTGGGCCCCGTCGAACCCCTCCGCGCCCGCCTAGCCCTGGCAACCAACGACTTCCCCACCGCACTGTCGCTTCTGGACAACTGCACCAACGCCGTCCGAACAGCCCCCGCCCAACTCGGCTGGTTCCGCGTCCACCGAGCACGCGCCCTCCTCGGCATCGGACGCACACCGGAAGCACGCTCCCTGCTCAACTCCGCCCAGATCATCGCCGAGCAGAACCACCTCCACGCCCTCACCACGACAACACGAGAACTCCTCGAAACATGA
- a CDS encoding DUF11 domain-containing protein has protein sequence MKRGLALLLGLLVVAGVFAAPASATSSAVGVLVCPEILPEHPHISSYNLKNLNRIDIKTSAGFTCASLGTEYVVTARITLERQTPSGGFQAVVVGKPVTKTVAGLPQTWFRGELFAVGPCLPGTYRGKIDIDSQALGQPTPKGYATRYSDPRPIDCLPKRTSMVIDDTGSMAGVIGSVSTSLSSYIAAQPEDEYTRWSLTTFKDSPTDVGTTDDRAEALGWVNALSASGGGDCPEDVLGGINSGMAALGGDPGVERQMIVATDASAQAGDVDGIIGSARAAGVRVNVLLTGDCGAMAARTAAGPMPSQVVLKRIADETGGRYYYLPGASDADLTTALGQIFAQIADPTPPNGPAAVEPVAGDGQSTAAGTRFPTPLTAAVTTASGQPTTGTAVTFTIDGTATFPDGTNTATVTTGSDGRATAPAITAGATVGAVTVSASTPGATSGSFSATITAAVPASITTTSGGGQSAPVGTAFPATLVATVTDTAGEPSAAIPVTFTISGPATFPGGSTTATVTTGADGQAVAPVLTAGPQIGTVTVRASTPGATPATFTEMVTAAVPATITATSGSGQSATAGTTFAAPLVATVTTTAATPAADVPVTFTVTSGAATFPGGSATATVNTGANGQAISPTLSAGSATGAVSITAAAAGLTTPAAFTATVTAPQGSAKADLAVSISAPTNASSGTPFTVRLTVRNNGPSTATLIYSGISLAKGLRITNPGGGTPTDNNRAVVFSHPGLANGATVTYTVTVTPDRNVTGPQNIVAASASIRVGDPNYRNNVATSRLTLRR, from the coding sequence GTGAAGAGGGGATTGGCTTTGTTGCTCGGGTTGCTGGTGGTGGCGGGCGTCTTCGCCGCGCCTGCCTCAGCGACCTCCAGCGCGGTGGGTGTGCTCGTCTGCCCTGAGATCCTGCCGGAGCACCCACACATCTCGTCCTACAACCTGAAGAACCTCAACAGGATCGACATCAAGACGAGCGCGGGGTTCACCTGTGCGTCGTTGGGCACTGAGTACGTCGTCACCGCGCGGATCACGCTGGAGCGGCAGACCCCATCGGGGGGCTTCCAAGCGGTCGTCGTGGGCAAGCCCGTCACCAAGACCGTCGCGGGTCTGCCGCAGACGTGGTTCCGGGGCGAACTGTTCGCCGTCGGGCCGTGCTTGCCCGGCACCTACCGAGGCAAGATCGACATCGACTCGCAGGCGCTCGGCCAGCCCACACCCAAGGGGTACGCGACGCGGTACTCGGACCCGCGGCCGATCGACTGCCTGCCGAAGCGGACGTCGATGGTCATCGACGACACCGGGTCGATGGCCGGGGTCATCGGCAGCGTCTCCACCTCCCTGTCCAGCTACATCGCCGCGCAGCCGGAGGACGAGTACACCAGGTGGAGCCTGACCACGTTCAAGGACAGCCCCACCGACGTCGGCACGACCGACGACCGCGCCGAGGCGCTGGGGTGGGTCAACGCGCTGTCCGCGAGCGGCGGGGGTGACTGTCCGGAGGACGTCCTGGGCGGTATCAACTCCGGAATGGCCGCCCTCGGCGGTGACCCCGGTGTCGAGCGGCAGATGATCGTCGCCACCGACGCCTCCGCCCAGGCCGGCGACGTGGACGGGATCATCGGTTCCGCGCGAGCGGCAGGCGTGCGCGTCAACGTCCTGCTGACCGGCGACTGCGGCGCGATGGCCGCGCGGACGGCGGCGGGCCCAATGCCGAGTCAGGTGGTGCTCAAGCGCATCGCCGACGAAACCGGCGGCCGGTACTACTACCTGCCCGGCGCCAGCGACGCGGATCTCACCACCGCACTGGGGCAGATCTTCGCCCAGATCGCCGACCCGACACCGCCGAACGGCCCGGCGGCGGTCGAACCCGTCGCTGGCGACGGCCAGTCGACGGCCGCGGGCACGCGGTTCCCGACACCGCTGACGGCGGCTGTCACCACCGCTTCCGGTCAACCCACGACAGGCACCGCGGTCACCTTCACCATCGACGGCACGGCGACCTTCCCCGACGGCACCAATACCGCCACGGTGACCACCGGGTCCGATGGTCGGGCCACGGCACCCGCGATCACCGCAGGCGCCACCGTTGGCGCGGTCACGGTCTCGGCCAGCACTCCTGGCGCGACGTCGGGGTCGTTCTCCGCGACCATCACCGCCGCTGTCCCAGCTTCCATCACGACCACGTCCGGCGGCGGTCAGTCCGCACCGGTGGGAACTGCTTTCCCCGCAACACTTGTCGCCACCGTGACCGACACCGCCGGTGAGCCGTCAGCCGCCATCCCGGTGACGTTCACCATCTCCGGGCCGGCCACCTTCCCCGGCGGCTCGACGACGGCGACGGTCACCACGGGCGCCGACGGGCAGGCGGTGGCACCGGTTCTGACTGCTGGCCCTCAGATCGGCACAGTGACGGTCAGGGCGAGCACACCGGGAGCGACTCCGGCGACGTTCACCGAGATGGTGACCGCTGCCGTTCCGGCCACCATCACGGCGACCTCCGGCAGCGGCCAGTCCGCCACCGCGGGCACGACCTTCGCCGCCCCTCTGGTCGCCACGGTCACCACCACCGCCGCAACACCCGCCGCGGACGTGCCGGTCACCTTCACCGTCACAAGTGGAGCGGCAACGTTCCCCGGCGGCTCAGCCACGGCGACCGTGAACACGGGTGCCAACGGGCAAGCCATCTCGCCCACGCTCAGTGCGGGCAGCGCCACCGGCGCTGTCAGCATCACAGCTGCCGCTGCCGGCCTCACAACCCCAGCCGCCTTCACCGCGACCGTCACCGCACCCCAGGGCTCGGCCAAAGCCGACCTGGCCGTGAGCATCTCCGCACCCACCAACGCAAGCAGCGGCACACCATTCACCGTAAGGCTGACCGTCCGCAACAACGGCCCCTCAACCGCGACACTGATCTACTCAGGCATCTCCCTAGCCAAGGGCCTGCGCATCACCAACCCCGGCGGCGGAACCCCCACCGACAACAACCGCGCCGTCGTCTTCTCCCACCCAGGCCTCGCCAACGGCGCAACGGTGACCTACACCGTCACCGTCACGCCGGATCGCAACGTGACCGGACCACAGAACATCGTGGCGGCCAGCGCGTCGATCAGGGTGGGGGATCCCAACTATCGCAACAACGTGGCTACATCTCGCTTGACGTTGCGCAGGTAG
- a CDS encoding DUF1990 family protein has product MRIRWSSDPEALLVELAERQINYAVAEVGSGWCRDDHERLLGYEEAGPPVLGGVFARAVELVRGYEFAPPELIRGHFRRGSALLGRDMVLEGRFCGARFLMGVRVTAVLDTVDAQVSRWGWAYETLVGHLERGRVDYEVSKDHVTGAVRFRAHSYSRPSHESHPILRVGWAIFGRRLQLRFYRRVGEQMAALAAHHTITTAPTTRIHRPRRALTIVDGGNRTLLPDG; this is encoded by the coding sequence GTGCGCATCCGATGGTCCAGCGATCCGGAGGCACTGTTGGTTGAGCTGGCTGAGCGCCAGATCAACTACGCGGTGGCCGAGGTGGGGTCTGGCTGGTGTCGGGACGATCATGAGCGGCTTCTGGGGTATGAGGAAGCTGGCCCGCCGGTCCTGGGTGGGGTGTTTGCCAGGGCGGTTGAGTTGGTGCGGGGATATGAGTTCGCGCCTCCCGAGTTGATTCGGGGTCACTTTCGGCGGGGATCGGCGTTGTTGGGGCGGGACATGGTGTTGGAGGGCCGCTTTTGCGGTGCTCGGTTTCTGATGGGGGTGCGGGTCACGGCCGTTCTCGACACGGTGGATGCCCAGGTCAGTCGGTGGGGGTGGGCGTATGAGACGTTGGTTGGGCACCTGGAGCGGGGGCGGGTGGATTATGAGGTCAGCAAAGATCACGTGACGGGTGCGGTGCGGTTTCGGGCGCACTCCTACTCGCGACCCTCACACGAGTCACACCCGATCCTCCGCGTCGGCTGGGCCATATTTGGCCGCCGCCTCCAGTTGCGTTTCTACCGGCGGGTGGGCGAACAGATGGCCGCTCTCGCCGCTCACCACACAATCACCACCGCGCCGACTACCCGAATCCACCGGCCACGCCGAGCCCTCACCATTGTCGACGGCGGTAACCGCACACTGTTGCCGGATGGGTGA
- a CDS encoding isochorismatase family protein encodes MSTLSDRPGTAVVIIDVQNSVVATAHEREAVIGNINVLVDRARTAGVPVVWVQDNGGDHPNGSHAWEIVPELSPLESEPRVQKEYGDSFEETDLESILADLRVGSLVVAGAQTDACVRSTLHGAVARGYDTTLVSDAHTTEDLTEYGAPSPDKVIAHTNLYWSFHSAPGRTAGIASAAEVPLGSA; translated from the coding sequence GTGTCTACGCTGAGTGACCGTCCGGGGACGGCTGTGGTGATCATTGATGTGCAGAACTCGGTGGTGGCCACCGCGCACGAGCGCGAGGCCGTGATCGGGAACATCAACGTGCTGGTGGATCGGGCCCGCACGGCGGGTGTGCCGGTTGTGTGGGTGCAGGACAACGGGGGTGACCACCCCAACGGCAGCCACGCGTGGGAGATCGTGCCCGAGTTGTCGCCGCTGGAGTCCGAGCCCCGCGTGCAGAAGGAGTACGGGGACTCCTTCGAGGAGACGGACCTGGAGTCGATCCTGGCTGACCTGCGCGTCGGCTCGCTGGTCGTCGCGGGTGCCCAGACCGACGCGTGCGTCCGCTCGACCCTGCACGGCGCCGTGGCCAGGGGCTACGACACCACTCTGGTCTCCGACGCGCACACCACTGAGGACCTCACCGAGTACGGTGCCCCGTCGCCGGACAAGGTCATCGCGCACACCAACCTGTACTGGAGCTTCCACTCCGCCCCCGGCCGCACCGCGGGCATCGCTTCCGCCGCGGAGGTCCCCCTGGGGTCGGCCTAA
- a CDS encoding toll/interleukin-1 receptor domain-containing protein: protein MPHVFVTYTHDSQNHKDDVRFFSRLLREVGIDVTLDQWAEGVRQDWSSWATQSILTADYVLVIASPQYAAAGDGLGPSTTNPGVRSEAAILRNLLHSQRDTWTPKLLPVILPGRQVTELPHFVLPHTVDHYVITDLTNPGITDLVRVITNQPRLVRPPLGTIPHLPPDPEPDLTNGHRRHPTSLETYAATISPICLSIRARLVQASNNSGDLVMETTSGRDTATHLVENYHEVMTEGWWDLSKIPLPTSEDDRRRIRAWQESYLRLKDSLANYSRQMEAINHRPGLMSYFVRPFTNLVAGQKSLELTSQLSHQCELLGIANPVKA from the coding sequence ATGCCTCACGTTTTCGTGACGTACACGCACGATTCCCAGAACCACAAGGACGACGTGCGGTTCTTCTCCCGCCTCCTACGCGAGGTCGGCATCGACGTCACCCTCGACCAATGGGCCGAAGGCGTGCGCCAAGACTGGTCCTCCTGGGCCACCCAGTCAATCCTGACCGCTGACTACGTCCTGGTCATCGCCTCCCCCCAATACGCCGCCGCGGGCGACGGCCTGGGCCCCTCCACCACCAACCCCGGTGTCCGATCAGAAGCCGCAATCCTGCGCAATCTCCTGCACAGCCAGCGAGACACCTGGACCCCCAAGCTCCTCCCCGTAATCCTCCCCGGCCGCCAAGTCACCGAACTCCCCCACTTCGTCCTCCCCCACACAGTCGACCACTACGTGATCACCGACCTCACCAACCCCGGAATCACCGACCTGGTCCGCGTCATCACCAACCAACCCCGCCTGGTCAGACCCCCACTGGGCACAATCCCCCACCTACCCCCCGACCCCGAACCCGACCTCACCAACGGCCACCGCCGACACCCAACCTCCCTGGAAACCTACGCCGCGACCATCTCCCCCATCTGCCTGTCCATCCGAGCCCGCCTAGTACAAGCCAGCAACAACTCCGGCGACTTAGTCATGGAAACCACTTCCGGCCGCGACACCGCGACCCACCTTGTCGAGAACTACCACGAGGTCATGACCGAGGGCTGGTGGGACCTCAGCAAGATCCCCCTCCCCACCTCGGAAGACGACCGCCGTCGAATCCGCGCCTGGCAAGAGTCCTACCTCCGCCTCAAAGACTCCCTGGCCAATTACTCCAGGCAAATGGAAGCCATCAACCACCGCCCCGGCCTGATGTCCTACTTCGTCCGCCCCTTCACCAACCTGGTGGCAGGCCAAAAATCCCTGGAGCTGACCAGTCAACTCAGCCACCAGTGCGAGCTACTAGGCATAGCCAACCCGGTCAAGGCGTGA
- a CDS encoding NUDIX domain-containing protein, producing MSPAEYVASLPRKRMAAGVVFRDRDGRVLWVEPTYKPNWEVPGGVVEAGESPWEAAGRELMEELGLLAGRVGRLLVVDHVHPHDDRPEGMAFLFDGGVLVQADMEGVNLADGEIRSVRFMTVDEARSRVKPVLAGRVAAALDAVRMGSTALCEHGVQINGA from the coding sequence ATGTCTCCGGCTGAGTACGTGGCGTCGTTGCCGCGCAAGCGGATGGCGGCTGGGGTGGTGTTTCGTGATCGCGACGGTCGGGTGTTGTGGGTGGAACCGACCTACAAGCCGAACTGGGAGGTGCCTGGTGGGGTTGTGGAGGCTGGGGAGTCGCCGTGGGAGGCGGCTGGTCGGGAGTTGATGGAGGAGTTGGGGCTGTTGGCTGGTCGGGTGGGGCGGTTGCTGGTGGTTGATCATGTGCACCCTCATGACGACCGGCCTGAGGGGATGGCGTTCCTGTTCGACGGTGGTGTGCTGGTGCAGGCCGATATGGAGGGCGTGAACTTGGCGGACGGGGAGATTCGGTCTGTCCGGTTCATGACAGTGGACGAGGCTCGATCGCGGGTGAAGCCGGTGCTTGCGGGGAGGGTGGCTGCTGCTCTTGACGCCGTGCGGATGGGTAGTACGGCGTTGTGTGAACATGGCGTCCAGATCAACGGTGCGTAG
- a CDS encoding GNAT family N-acetyltransferase has product MTTITRAGATDVAHCAAVVARAFEPLPQTAWLVDTPSDRLAALTADFEILVEHAVTHGHIDTIDDDAVAVWFHREHGKPPAPADYDVRVLAATGRYADRFHALDAAFDAHHPSEPHHHLGLLAVAPSRQGHGLGAALLRHHHAELDDRGLAAFLEASTLNSRRLYLRAGYAPLGEPYQLPEDGPTMWPLWRQPR; this is encoded by the coding sequence ATGACCACCATCACCCGGGCGGGAGCGACCGACGTCGCCCACTGCGCGGCGGTGGTGGCCAGGGCGTTCGAGCCCCTCCCCCAGACGGCCTGGCTGGTCGACACCCCGTCGGACCGGCTGGCCGCCTTGACCGCGGACTTCGAGATCCTCGTCGAGCACGCCGTCACCCACGGCCACATCGACACCATCGACGACGACGCGGTCGCCGTGTGGTTCCACCGCGAACACGGCAAACCACCCGCGCCTGCGGACTACGACGTCAGGGTCTTGGCCGCTACCGGCCGGTACGCGGACCGCTTCCACGCCCTGGACGCCGCGTTCGACGCGCACCACCCGTCCGAACCCCATCACCACCTGGGCCTGCTGGCGGTCGCCCCGTCACGTCAGGGCCACGGGTTGGGCGCGGCGTTGCTGCGGCACCACCACGCCGAGCTGGACGATCGGGGGCTGGCGGCGTTCTTGGAGGCGAGCACGCTGAACAGCAGGCGGCTGTACCTGCGGGCGGGGTACGCGCCGCTCGGCGAGCCGTACCAGCTACCGGAGGACGGACCGACCATGTGGCCTCTCTGGCGGCAACCACGCTGA